A window from Carassius carassius chromosome 40, fCarCar2.1, whole genome shotgun sequence encodes these proteins:
- the ndr2 gene encoding nodal-related 2 encodes MNAHGALRLLCYQLLLLGVFGKYDNHATRSTSPRSHRHHLPTYMMQLYRHFKLNQTRPVEKTEHEQADTIKSILSKSLTNQDTHYVTHFDLSSVLSERQIHAAELRIRIPKDTQRTNITVEIRHQQDESLGQLSDSSLMSVSHHWRVYNATDLLLNWIGPKLSEGRAARHALHPLHSGRKAVDGIRHRAMLLVFSHTVSGQSEQDRASLLHTAETSKFLFNSEGKEVRRDKPHRSKRGRRGQPMRNPEPLRAPAEKSSMCRRVDMHVDFNQIGWSSWIVFPKKYNAYRCEGSCPNPVSEDLHPTNHAYMQSLLKYYDPSRVPAACCAPTRTSPLSMLYYENGELLLRHHEDMQVEECGCL; translated from the exons CTGCTACCAGCTTCTGCTTCTTGGAGTTTTCGGAAAGTATGATAATCACGCCACGAGGAGTACGTCACCCAGAAGCCACCGGCATCATTTACCGACATACATGATGCAGCTCTACCGACACTTCAAGCTCAACCAAACGCGTCCCGTGGAGAAAACAGAGCACGAGCAAGCGGACACCATCAAGAGCATCCTCTCCAAGA GTTTGACCAATCAGGACACACACTACGTCACACACTTCGACCTTTCCTCGGTTCTGTCCGAGCGTCAGATCCATGCGGCGGAGCTGAGGATCCGTATTCCCAAAGACACCCAGCGAACGAACATCACGGTGGAGATCCGACACCAGCAGGACGAGTCCCTGGGTCAGCTGTCCGATTCCTCTCTGATGAGCGTCTCCCATCACTGGAGGGTCTACAACGCCACAGACCTGCTCCTAAACTGGATCGGGCCCAAACTCTCTGAGGGGAGAGCAGCGAGACACGCTCTTCACCCTCTTCACTCCGGGAGGAAAGCTGTGGACGGGATCCGTCACAGAGCCATGCTGCTGGTCTTCTCACACACCGTCTCTGGACAGAGCGAGCAGGACCGAGCCAGTCTCCTGCACACCGCCGAGACGTCTAAGTTTTTGTTTAACAGCGAAGGAAAGGAGGTGCGCAGAGACAAGCCACACAGGAGCAAGCGGGGCCGCAGGGGTCAGCCGATGAGGAACCCAGAGCCACTCCGGGCCCCGGCGGAGAAGAGCTCCATGTGCAGGAGGGTCGACATGCATGTGGACTTCAATCAGATCGGATGGAGCTCCTGGATCGTCTTCCCAAAGAAGTACAACGCGTACCGCTGCGAGGGGAGCTGCCCCAACCCTGTGAGCGAAGACCTTCATCCCACCAACCACGCTTACATGCAG AGTTTGCTGAAGTACTATGATCCCAGCAGAGTTCCTGCGGCCTGCTGCGCTCCGACCAGGACGAGTCCCCTCAGCATGCTTTACTACGAGAACGGAGAGCTGCTCCTCAGACACCACGAGGACATGCAGGTGGAGGAGTGCGGCTGTCTGTGA